The Psychrobacter sp. LV10R520-6 genome includes a region encoding these proteins:
- a CDS encoding leucine-rich repeat domain-containing protein, with protein MSAIDNVVDTATTEPWMTELWMWADKFEIPEKDLPRNKDDLLAIINLDISYKGLTELPDSIGQLSNLESLNISGNQLITLPECIVRLKKLVCFIIDEGGSTHSANKLINLSTEVTDFLRVLGEGCRGWSDPIKSTKPSNSIQKYIQRQIVSNKRQIIITENIDREALQSVIDWAESCDLSVYSIPRDIDELANKTYISIDSYTQPIPKAIGCLTQLRHLSLCESMSLGDNNCQADDRLPDTITNLVNLEELRLTCNDSDFILTNLNELKSLKTLEIRFHDVSTVPKVLVEMSCDIKLHLSSKQDKLPDNLTDIRCLTELFIDDDRLTVLPDSIGALTQLQSLGLSCNSLTHLPETIIGLEQLTELTVWSESLTVLPDAISKLTSLKELQLDCRHLTYLPNSLECLKNLHELTIRSEHLSKLPNDIAELTGLKELHMACPSMKTLPSSIDRLQNIKTLLINFDNDGHVESYQGSRGEASILSGQVTTLPESIGNLPNLEILKIRSTYLDKLPDNIGSLKTLKELTITSHHLKQLPQTIGGLTSLTELTLNCESLECLPETLGQLIRLEKLTIASDEIKQLPETIGDLTSLTELTLNCEGLECLPESLGQLIRLDDLTIASDEIKQLPKTIGDLTSLTKLTLSCEGIDCLPEALGKLVRLEWLSVTSNKTKQFPKSLVNLTHLRSLHIPVQLVGLLPPIVIEKYRNQELRLCGLPWTALYTPLAGDYRLSNYGFFLVDDGWDEKALIDLKYKTGVSLLFGLQTSDKSIDEFDVIDGIIICQPAEVEQVIGVFKSVLERTGLVGISIDDFEMGCLSGKYARFIQANAMGEFDSDRAIEQIISQIPKGLSINSMMFEVKSNCSISLKKFEVIVTAIESRAVVDAPVFYGTEIIDKPKYCWMGAIYVAS; from the coding sequence ATGTCAGCTATCGATAATGTGGTTGATACTGCTACAACAGAGCCATGGATGACAGAGTTGTGGATGTGGGCCGATAAGTTTGAAATTCCTGAAAAGGATTTGCCACGTAATAAGGATGATCTGTTAGCTATAATAAATTTAGATATTAGCTACAAAGGATTAACTGAGCTACCTGATAGTATCGGTCAGCTCAGTAATTTGGAATCGCTAAATATCAGTGGAAATCAGCTCATCACGCTACCAGAGTGCATAGTTAGGCTGAAGAAGCTGGTTTGTTTTATTATTGATGAGGGTGGTTCTACTCATAGTGCTAATAAGCTAATTAATTTATCTACAGAAGTCACTGATTTTTTACGAGTCTTAGGTGAGGGTTGTAGAGGATGGAGTGACCCTATCAAATCCACTAAACCTAGCAATAGTATTCAAAAGTACATACAAAGACAGATAGTATCGAATAAAAGACAGATAATCATAACTGAAAACATCGACAGGGAGGCACTACAGTCAGTCATCGACTGGGCAGAGTCATGTGACCTATCTGTTTATAGCATTCCAAGAGATATTGATGAACTGGCTAACAAGACATATATATCGATCGATTCGTACACGCAGCCAATACCAAAAGCTATTGGTTGTTTGACGCAACTAAGACACTTATCTTTATGTGAATCTATGTCATTAGGTGACAATAATTGCCAAGCTGATGATAGATTGCCAGACACTATTACCAATTTGGTGAATCTTGAAGAGCTCAGATTAACTTGTAACGATTCTGATTTTATACTTACTAACTTAAATGAACTAAAAAGTCTAAAAACTTTGGAAATTAGGTTTCATGATGTGTCTACGGTTCCTAAGGTATTGGTAGAGATGAGTTGTGATATCAAATTGCATCTATCTAGTAAGCAAGATAAGTTACCAGACAACTTGACGGATATCAGATGTCTAACCGAATTATTTATCGATGATGACCGCTTAACTGTATTGCCCGATAGCATCGGAGCATTAACTCAGCTTCAGTCTTTAGGCCTAAGTTGCAACAGCCTTACTCATTTACCTGAGACAATCATAGGATTGGAGCAGTTAACTGAACTTACTGTTTGGAGCGAGAGTCTAACGGTGTTACCCGATGCCATTTCCAAGTTAACAAGCTTAAAAGAACTACAACTTGATTGTAGGCATTTAACCTACTTACCTAATTCATTAGAATGTCTAAAAAACTTGCACGAACTAACTATCAGAAGTGAACACTTAAGCAAATTACCCAACGATATCGCTGAGTTAACCGGTTTAAAAGAACTGCACATGGCTTGTCCAAGTATGAAAACTTTGCCAAGTAGTATCGATAGACTGCAAAATATTAAGACTTTACTCATCAATTTTGACAACGATGGTCATGTGGAATCATACCAAGGTAGCAGAGGTGAGGCATCGATATTATCAGGGCAGGTCACTACTTTACCTGAATCGATAGGGAACTTGCCAAATTTGGAAATATTAAAAATTCGTAGTACTTATCTAGATAAGTTACCCGATAATATCGGCAGTTTGAAGACCTTAAAAGAATTAACAATCACCAGTCATCATTTAAAACAACTCCCACAGACTATTGGTGGTCTAACTAGCCTGACGGAGTTAACGCTAAACTGTGAGAGTCTTGAGTGTTTACCAGAGACATTGGGACAGTTGATTCGGCTAGAGAAGCTCACTATCGCCAGTGATGAAATAAAGCAACTTCCAGAGACTATCGGTGATCTAACAAGCCTGACGGAGTTAACGCTAAACTGTGAAGGTCTTGAGTGTTTACCAGAATCGTTGGGGCAGTTGATTCGCTTAGATGATCTCACTATCGCCAGTGATGAAATCAAGCAACTCCCAAAGACCATCGGTGATTTAACCAGCCTGACGAAGTTAACTTTAAGCTGTGAAGGTATTGATTGTTTACCAGAGGCATTGGGAAAATTAGTTCGGTTAGAGTGGCTCAGTGTCACTAGCAATAAAACCAAGCAGTTCCCTAAGAGCTTGGTTAACCTAACCCATTTACGTTCACTGCATATTCCTGTTCAGTTAGTTGGTCTGTTACCGCCAATTGTCATCGAAAAGTATCGCAATCAAGAGCTCCGGCTGTGTGGGCTACCTTGGACTGCTTTATACACACCGTTGGCAGGAGATTATCGCTTATCTAATTACGGATTTTTCCTCGTTGATGATGGCTGGGATGAAAAAGCACTAATCGATCTAAAGTATAAAACAGGAGTGAGTCTCTTATTCGGTTTGCAAACGTCTGACAAAAGCATTGATGAATTCGATGTGATAGATGGCATTATTATTTGCCAGCCAGCAGAGGTAGAACAAGTAATAGGGGTGTTTAAATCCGTATTAGAAAGAACAGGCTTGGTTGGTATCAGTATTGATGATTTTGAGATGGGTTGTTTGTCTGGAAAATATGCCCGCTTCATACAGGCTAATGCAATGGGGGAGTTTGATTCAGACCGAGCAATCGAGCAAATTATAAGCCAAATCCCCAAAGGTCTTAGTATTAACTCTATGATGTTTGAAGTTAAAAGTAATTGTAGTATATCGCTTAAGAAATTTGAAGTTATAGTAACTGCGATTGAGAGTAGGGCTGTGGTTGACGCACCTGTGTTCTACGGTACAGAAATTATTGATAAGCCTAAATATTGCTGGATGGGAGCGATATATGTTGCTAGCTAG
- a CDS encoding DUF1810 domain-containing protein, whose protein sequence is MNKALFNDLIHAQNTVYPLVIEELTQGKKRTHWMWFIFPQIKGLGHSVRARRFSLQSLEQAKEYLQHDVLGVRLIACAELLLLHPDKSALEIFGTPDNLKLQSSLTLFAFAAGNDCVFEQLLYQFYAGNYDINTIRMLMQLSDKQYQQI, encoded by the coding sequence ATGAATAAAGCTTTGTTTAATGATCTTATTCATGCCCAAAATACGGTTTATCCACTGGTTATTGAGGAGCTGACTCAAGGTAAAAAGCGTACGCATTGGATGTGGTTCATTTTTCCTCAGATCAAAGGATTGGGACATAGTGTACGGGCTCGACGTTTTTCGTTACAGAGCCTGGAGCAAGCAAAAGAATATCTACAGCATGATGTGCTTGGAGTACGGTTAATAGCGTGTGCTGAATTACTGCTGTTGCATCCTGATAAAAGCGCTTTAGAGATTTTTGGTACACCGGATAATCTGAAGCTGCAATCTTCTCTGACTTTATTTGCCTTTGCAGCTGGTAACGATTGTGTTTTTGAGCAACTTTTGTATCAGTTCTACGCAGGCAATTACGATATAAACACTATAAGAATGTTAATGCAATTAAGTGATAAACAATATCAGCAAATATAA
- a CDS encoding PD-(D/E)XK nuclease family protein produces MDKFRALDFTDEDLNLFDVGTRGHFENPTTELLSFFLDSANHHGLGNSFFRGLESAIAKKGILSDLGTFESVETEVSTQNGKRIDLLVETDTEVIVIECKIHHHQNNPFDEYTAFGNERINNGSKGSTSKTLVKMVLCLNGNVSADLAADGWHGISYNELVEHIEKRLSKTMFDNPYNKWTLFAREFLLHLKGLNTMTDINANEISFLTENLNEFAQLNDYIYNNLMPKIGAKISSDLNASDLQNFECKVKHGKWYYYEPVIKFTNLNWTTGSDIVLWMKASDNDISHKINLHIAKQSDELTEQFENFIGDALLEFKGEPWYEINNTYWGISFTFKNFDLEELSANIVELMGHLNNLELNYRPTLIE; encoded by the coding sequence ATAGATAAGTTTAGAGCGCTAGACTTTACGGATGAGGATTTAAATCTATTTGATGTTGGCACACGAGGGCATTTTGAAAACCCAACGACTGAACTGCTCAGCTTCTTCTTAGATTCAGCCAACCACCACGGTTTGGGTAACAGTTTCTTTAGAGGTCTAGAGTCTGCTATCGCTAAAAAGGGCATACTATCCGACTTAGGTACTTTTGAGAGTGTAGAGACGGAAGTATCTACGCAAAATGGCAAGCGTATTGACTTACTCGTAGAGACTGACACTGAAGTAATAGTGATTGAATGTAAAATCCACCATCATCAAAACAACCCCTTTGATGAATACACAGCCTTTGGTAATGAGCGTATCAATAATGGCTCTAAAGGCTCAACCTCAAAGACACTCGTTAAAATGGTGCTCTGCCTCAATGGTAACGTCAGTGCAGATCTGGCAGCAGATGGCTGGCATGGCATCTCATACAACGAACTGGTTGAACATATTGAAAAACGCTTGTCAAAAACCATGTTTGACAACCCTTATAACAAATGGACTTTGTTTGCCAGAGAGTTTCTATTACATTTAAAAGGCTTGAACACGATGACTGATATCAATGCAAATGAAATTTCTTTTTTAACTGAAAACTTGAATGAATTTGCCCAATTGAATGATTATATCTACAACAATCTGATGCCTAAGATTGGAGCAAAAATCTCATCAGACTTAAATGCCAGTGATCTTCAAAATTTTGAATGTAAAGTAAAACACGGTAAGTGGTATTACTATGAACCTGTCATTAAATTCACTAACCTCAACTGGACAACAGGCTCTGATATCGTTCTATGGATGAAGGCTAGTGATAATGACATATCGCATAAGATTAATTTGCATATTGCCAAGCAGTCTGATGAGTTGACAGAGCAATTCGAAAACTTCATTGGCGATGCATTGCTAGAGTTTAAAGGTGAACCTTGGTATGAAATAAATAACACTTACTGGGGTATATCTTTTACATTTAAAAATTTTGATTTAGAAGAACTATCAGCCAATATTGTTGAATTAATGGGTCACCTAAACAACTTAGAGCTAAATTATCGTCCAACATTGATTGAATAA
- a CDS encoding IS3 family transposase, translating to MGQSKRLLLISKLAEQDKRLSKRKLCDLFGVVRSSYYYGIQTKPIDVERVKLKALIRQIFNDSKQSAGARTVIAILANEHGIKLTRYLTAKLMKQMGLISCQLKTHKYKHCDQIHRTHDNILDRNFSPAAPNQVWTGDVTYIRIKGGWCYLAVVLDLFARRIVGFSISDSPDSILTSSALQMAYHTRFKPSNILFHSDQGTHYTSEKFAEAIADCKSMTQSMSRKGNCWDNAPTERFFRSFKTEWMPKGGYEDIAEASSAISDYIWGYYQTVRPHSFNDHLSPAEKERRYFNQNLLSGVLN from the coding sequence ATCGGACAGTCTAAAAGGCTACTACTGATAAGCAAGCTTGCAGAGCAGGACAAACGATTAAGCAAGCGTAAGTTATGTGACCTATTTGGCGTGGTGAGAAGCAGCTACTACTATGGTATACAGACTAAGCCCATTGATGTAGAACGTGTCAAACTAAAGGCTTTGATACGTCAAATATTCAACGACTCAAAGCAATCAGCAGGGGCTCGCACTGTTATCGCTATATTGGCTAATGAGCATGGTATTAAGCTGACACGTTACCTAACTGCTAAGCTTATGAAGCAAATGGGGCTCATCAGTTGCCAGTTAAAGACACACAAGTACAAGCACTGTGATCAAATACATAGAACCCATGACAATATCTTAGATCGCAACTTTAGCCCAGCAGCACCGAACCAAGTATGGACGGGGGACGTGACTTATATTCGTATCAAAGGGGGCTGGTGCTATTTGGCTGTGGTTCTAGATCTGTTTGCGCGTCGTATCGTAGGCTTTAGCATATCAGACTCTCCTGATAGCATATTGACAAGCTCAGCACTACAGATGGCGTATCACACCAGATTTAAACCGAGCAACATACTGTTCCATTCAGACCAAGGCACGCACTACACCAGTGAGAAATTCGCTGAAGCCATAGCTGACTGTAAGAGTATGACGCAGAGTATGAGCCGAAAAGGTAACTGTTGGGATAACGCACCTACTGAAAGGTTCTTTAGAAGCTTCAAAACCGAGTGGATGCCAAAGGGTGGTTACGAGGATATCGCTGAAGCATCGAGCGCCATTAGTGATTATATTTGGGGCTACTATCAAACCGTGAGACCGCACAGCTTCAATGATCATCTGTCACCAGCTGAAAAAGAGAGACGCTACTTTAACCAAAACCTCTTGTCAGGTGTCCTAAATTAG
- a CDS encoding transposase: protein MTTKRREYTREFKLEAISLVIDHKRKVAEVAESLGIGISTLDNWVRKYRLEQRGVAPTQGLALTDEQRELQQLRKENKRLRMERDILKKASALLASDSLKGYY, encoded by the coding sequence ATGACTACCAAACGCAGAGAATACACCCGAGAATTCAAATTAGAAGCCATCAGCTTAGTGATTGATCACAAGCGCAAGGTTGCAGAAGTGGCAGAGTCGCTAGGGATTGGCATCTCCACTTTAGACAACTGGGTACGAAAGTATCGACTAGAGCAGCGAGGCGTTGCCCCAACCCAAGGCTTGGCTTTAACAGATGAGCAGCGAGAGTTGCAACAGCTGCGCAAAGAGAATAAGCGTCTAAGAATGGAGCGTGATATTTTAAAAAAGGCTTCAGCTCTGTTGGCATCGGACAGTCTAAAAGGCTACTACTGA
- a CDS encoding PD-(D/E)XK nuclease family protein, with protein MNIIQLKQLIEHIKSLPTPETPELTIFGIGSRGYYENPTSDVLAFFCDSEGDHGLGNLMTEALFDALTVSNPESADFDFSDFSIITEPEREVFTEDNKYIDILLEGNDWVMVIENKVFHKLNNPFKSYQQHIHREEQYQDKHPIFVVLSPKGNAPTGWLGLSYPALLDSVREKLAQAFINQPLNKWLVLLREFILHLEGIMSGSTISPETTDYILENLREIHQAERLKDKTIKAFHSELLQELSNIFPNEKIDIKLSTWNRYPALRFAFKKWQSNSFVALYLDARAGESFCINYYVTDIGHQDLANKANQHLKRYSTKQWKTGKNDTTLGYKAPFEKFDKTIALEGLIHKLTLINEFETEVRSQL; from the coding sequence ATGAATATTATTCAGTTAAAACAATTAATAGAGCATATCAAGAGCTTACCCACCCCAGAAACACCTGAGCTGACGATATTCGGCATTGGTAGCCGTGGTTACTACGAAAACCCAACCTCTGATGTGCTAGCCTTTTTCTGTGACAGTGAAGGTGATCATGGCTTAGGTAACTTGATGACGGAAGCATTATTTGATGCTCTCACTGTTTCTAATCCAGAGTCAGCCGATTTTGACTTCAGCGATTTCTCTATCATCACTGAGCCTGAGCGCGAAGTCTTTACTGAGGATAACAAATATATCGATATCCTGTTAGAAGGAAATGACTGGGTCATGGTAATCGAAAATAAGGTTTTTCATAAACTAAACAACCCGTTTAAAAGCTATCAACAGCATATTCATAGAGAAGAACAATACCAAGACAAACACCCTATTTTTGTGGTGCTATCGCCTAAGGGTAATGCACCTACAGGCTGGCTCGGTTTAAGCTACCCTGCATTACTGGATAGCGTCAGAGAAAAATTAGCACAGGCCTTTATTAATCAGCCACTCAATAAATGGTTAGTCTTGCTTCGTGAATTTATATTACATTTGGAAGGTATTATGTCTGGTTCAACCATTTCTCCTGAGACTACAGATTACATTTTGGAAAACTTAAGAGAAATACATCAAGCTGAGCGATTAAAAGACAAAACCATTAAAGCTTTTCATTCAGAGCTCTTGCAAGAATTAAGTAATATTTTCCCCAATGAAAAAATAGATATTAAATTAAGCACTTGGAATAGGTACCCTGCTCTACGTTTTGCTTTCAAAAAATGGCAGTCCAATTCATTTGTCGCTCTATATTTAGACGCACGTGCAGGCGAGTCATTTTGTATAAACTACTATGTGACTGATATAGGGCACCAAGACTTGGCAAATAAAGCCAATCAACACCTAAAGAGATATAGCACTAAACAATGGAAGACAGGTAAAAATGATACTACCTTAGGTTATAAAGCACCGTTTGAAAAATTTGACAAAACGATAGCGCTTGAAGGCTTAATACATAAACTGACTTTAATAAACGAGTTTGAAACTGAAGTGCGTAGCCAGTTATAG
- a CDS encoding GIY-YIG nuclease family protein — MSETKKPSEKPTIMIKLDEIYQSREYKTLEDIFSNDSTGLLDDIKPVTKGSANNTVLTQQFNDINTFIDKNGRCPSDSAGEINEKILARLLTTIQTNSSKSQELLSIDKHELLATQSNTSTLPEEPTASDKSMSNENNIAESKTSIEEDEPVIETVSEPSSINSLDDIFNSDDLGLFDNIHSEILVNDSQNTARASYDQYNDEDIASRFECKDFYKFEATFERIYKAIQTGAFTKSNFSSVKDINIGSVFVLNGILCYVADIYQAENRKNERNQKRLRLVFANGTESNMLIRSLATAQYKYENSYQLLVTDPDWMDDELAKNFGDDRQLTGVIYVAKLTETPSNLKHYKQLHKIGFSTLTGEARTKHSIRDTAFLQQPVDIIAEWQVYDANARSVESVLHAFFYDQRIKVSSKAGDDNIYKATEWFNVPLDEIEKAINLVIAGDIKNYRMDGVAGKVVLK, encoded by the coding sequence ATGTCAGAAACCAAAAAGCCAAGCGAGAAGCCAACAATCATGATTAAACTTGATGAGATCTATCAAAGTCGTGAGTACAAAACGCTAGAAGATATTTTCTCTAATGACAGTACCGGTCTATTAGATGATATAAAGCCCGTTACTAAAGGCTCGGCCAATAACACCGTTTTAACACAGCAGTTTAACGACATAAATACTTTTATCGATAAAAATGGACGCTGCCCTAGTGATAGTGCTGGCGAGATTAATGAAAAAATACTCGCCCGCCTTTTAACCACAATACAAACTAACAGCTCAAAATCCCAAGAATTACTCTCCATAGATAAACATGAATTGCTAGCCACTCAAAGTAATACCTCTACCCTACCTGAAGAGCCTACAGCCTCAGATAAAAGTATGAGCAATGAAAATAATATTGCTGAAAGTAAAACTAGTATTGAAGAAGATGAGCCAGTAATAGAGACAGTTAGCGAACCATCTTCTATTAATAGTTTAGACGATATCTTTAATAGCGATGACCTAGGGCTTTTTGACAACATTCATTCTGAAATTTTAGTCAATGACAGTCAAAACACTGCACGTGCCAGCTACGATCAATATAATGACGAAGATATAGCAAGCCGGTTTGAATGTAAGGACTTTTATAAGTTTGAAGCAACATTCGAGCGTATATATAAGGCTATTCAAACGGGTGCTTTTACTAAAAGTAATTTCTCATCAGTGAAAGATATCAACATCGGCAGTGTCTTCGTTTTAAACGGGATTTTGTGTTATGTAGCGGACATATATCAAGCAGAGAATCGAAAGAATGAGCGTAACCAAAAGCGCTTACGCTTAGTATTTGCTAACGGCACTGAATCTAACATGCTCATTCGCTCTTTAGCTACCGCCCAATATAAATATGAAAACAGCTATCAGCTATTAGTTACTGATCCTGACTGGATGGATGATGAGCTAGCCAAAAACTTTGGAGACGATCGGCAACTTACTGGTGTGATTTATGTCGCCAAGCTAACTGAAACGCCAAGCAACTTAAAGCACTATAAACAGCTGCATAAAATTGGTTTTTCAACCCTTACAGGTGAAGCAAGAACCAAGCACTCGATTAGAGATACAGCATTCCTGCAACAACCAGTAGATATTATTGCTGAGTGGCAAGTTTATGATGCAAATGCCCGCAGCGTTGAGAGTGTATTGCATGCTTTCTTCTATGATCAGAGGATCAAAGTATCCTCAAAAGCAGGTGATGATAATATCTACAAGGCGACAGAGTGGTTCAACGTTCCCCTTGATGAGATCGAAAAGGCAATTAACCTGGTTATCGCAGGGGATATTAAAAACTATCGAATGGATGGTGTGGCTGGCAAGGTGGTTTTGAAATAA
- a CDS encoding DEAD/DEAH box helicase: MSQPVNILNQTYARTGQSKKHNSMGMREMQARAFEKRNSQYLLIKSPPASGKSRAMMFLALDKLINQGAKKVIIAVPEMSIGKSFKSTPLSDFGFFADWEVADRYNLCLNLAQSDIRKTAIFSEFVNQDVDHSSLPQVLVCTHHSFRYGFDKVIEDGGNIELFNDILIGIDEFHHVSADESNRLGAILDGIMTQTSAHIVAMTGSYFRGDSVPILSDSDEERFDKVTYTYYEQLNGYEHLKSLGLGYHFYKKSFFDALNECLDTTKKTLIHIPNVNSLTAETDKYETVGRIIDIIGEVESRDDNTGVITVRTHDGRHLLLADLVTDDAIRVNTQAYLSNINSYDDMDIIVALGMAKEGFDWEYCEHVLTIGYRGSLTEVVQIIGRSTRDSEGKHHAQFTNLIAEPEADKSEVTSSVNDLLKAITLSLLMEQVLKPNINFKRRSELDILGTLDLPAGTVIIDDTVNPPSDRVMKILNQDRDEILAQLCQNTDSIKKYIAAETNNVETEAVSDAVIPSIIRSKYPALDNSEVRQVQEGVMQYMAINRQGGVVEGEDIPDDAVIENERFFIKQGHEEYVDITTLNAERKKQLNENDIIKERHLPADAKIYNPKTKSSSSNDSNPSNGFVKVGSKFVNVNNLPIDLVKSVNPFHDAYEVLSRTVDKEVLQTINDVVHASRSTVTEAEAVLMWPKIVAFMKNKDRQPNRSSDDAIERRMAEVISYVRNQKAKREANNHD; this comes from the coding sequence ATGTCTCAGCCCGTTAATATCCTAAATCAGACTTACGCCCGAACTGGTCAAAGCAAGAAACATAATTCAATGGGTATGCGGGAAATGCAGGCACGTGCGTTCGAGAAACGTAATAGCCAGTACTTGCTGATTAAATCCCCGCCAGCATCTGGTAAATCACGCGCCATGATGTTTTTGGCCTTAGACAAGCTTATCAATCAAGGTGCTAAAAAGGTCATCATTGCCGTACCAGAGATGAGTATTGGTAAATCCTTTAAATCAACACCACTTAGTGATTTTGGTTTCTTTGCAGACTGGGAGGTAGCAGATCGCTATAACTTATGCTTAAACCTAGCTCAAAGTGATATCCGCAAAACCGCTATCTTCTCGGAGTTTGTAAATCAAGATGTAGACCACAGCTCACTACCCCAAGTCTTAGTTTGCACACATCACAGCTTTCGATATGGCTTTGATAAGGTTATCGAGGATGGCGGTAATATTGAGCTATTTAACGACATACTTATTGGTATTGATGAATTCCATCACGTGTCAGCAGATGAGTCCAACCGATTGGGTGCGATACTAGATGGCATTATGACGCAGACTAGTGCTCATATCGTGGCAATGACTGGTTCCTATTTCCGTGGCGACTCAGTACCGATTTTGTCAGATAGCGACGAAGAAAGGTTCGATAAAGTTACTTACACCTATTACGAACAGCTGAATGGTTATGAACACCTAAAGTCATTAGGATTAGGTTATCACTTCTATAAAAAATCATTCTTTGATGCCTTAAATGAGTGCTTAGATACTACCAAAAAAACCCTCATTCACATCCCTAACGTCAATAGCCTGACTGCAGAAACTGATAAATACGAAACCGTTGGCCGCATCATAGATATTATCGGTGAGGTCGAATCTCGTGATGACAATACTGGCGTAATCACAGTACGCACACACGATGGCAGACACTTACTACTTGCTGACTTAGTTACTGATGATGCCATACGCGTTAATACACAGGCTTACTTATCTAATATTAATTCGTATGATGATATGGATATCATCGTTGCCCTTGGGATGGCTAAAGAAGGCTTTGACTGGGAATACTGTGAGCACGTATTAACCATTGGCTATCGCGGCTCTCTTACCGAGGTTGTACAGATTATTGGACGTTCAACACGGGATAGTGAAGGCAAACACCATGCTCAATTTACTAACTTAATTGCTGAGCCAGAAGCTGATAAGTCCGAAGTGACAAGCTCTGTCAATGACTTATTAAAAGCCATTACTCTATCGCTGCTTATGGAGCAGGTGCTCAAACCTAATATCAACTTTAAACGTCGTAGTGAGCTAGATATATTAGGTACATTAGACTTGCCGGCAGGTACCGTCATCATTGATGACACAGTAAATCCCCCTTCTGATCGAGTCATGAAGATACTCAACCAAGACCGTGACGAGATATTGGCTCAACTATGCCAAAATACAGATAGTATTAAAAAGTATATCGCCGCTGAAACCAATAACGTAGAAACTGAAGCCGTTTCAGACGCCGTTATTCCAAGTATTATTCGTAGTAAATACCCAGCGCTAGATAATAGTGAAGTGCGACAAGTACAAGAAGGTGTTATGCAATATATGGCCATCAACCGCCAAGGCGGCGTGGTTGAAGGTGAGGATATTCCTGATGATGCTGTCATCGAAAATGAACGATTTTTCATTAAGCAAGGCCATGAGGAGTATGTAGATATCACTACTCTAAACGCAGAACGGAAAAAGCAGCTCAATGAAAACGATATTATTAAAGAGCGCCATTTACCAGCTGACGCAAAAATCTATAACCCTAAAACCAAATCAAGCAGTAGCAATGACTCTAACCCTAGCAACGGCTTTGTGAAGGTTGGCAGTAAGTTCGTTAATGTAAACAACCTTCCCATTGATCTAGTTAAATCGGTTAACCCATTTCATGATGCTTATGAAGTCCTGTCTAGGACAGTCGATAAAGAAGTACTACAAACGATCAATGATGTCGTGCATGCCAGCCGTTCTACCGTAACTGAGGCCGAAGCCGTACTGATGTGGCCAAAAATAGTTGCGTTTATGAAGAACAAAGATCGTCAGCCTAATAGAAGCTCAGACGATGCTATCGAACGACGTATGGCTGAAGTTATCTCCTATGTCAGAAACCAAAAAGCCAAGCGAGAAGCCAACAATCATGATTAA